From a single Pempheris klunzingeri isolate RE-2024b chromosome 2, fPemKlu1.hap1, whole genome shotgun sequence genomic region:
- the LOC139208574 gene encoding myosin heavy chain, fast skeletal muscle-like, translating into MSSDAEMECFGPAAIYLRKSEKERIEAQNTPFDAKTAYYVAEPAEMYLKGKLVKKEGGKATVEVQGGKTLTVKEDDVFPMNPPKFDKIEDMAMMTHLSEPSVLYNLKERYAAWMIYTYSGLFCVTVNPYKWLPVYDAVVVSGYRGKKRIEAPPHIFSISDNAYQFMLQDRENQSILITGESGAGKTVNTKRVIQYFATIAVAGGKKSEQTAGKMQGSLEDQIIAANPLLEAYGNAKTVRNDNSSRFGKFIRIHFASTGKLASADIETYLLEKSRVTFQLSAERSYHIFYQLTTGHKPELIEALLISTNPYDFPMISQGEITVKSINDIEEFIATDTAIDILGFSAEEKISIYKLTGAVMHHGNMKFKQKQREEQAEPDGTEEADKIAYLMGLNSADMLKALCYPRVKVGNEMVVKGQTVPQVHNAVMALSKSVYEKMFLWMVVRINEMLDTKQPRNFFIGVLDIAGFEIFDFNSLEQLCINFTNEKLQQFFNHHMFVLEQEEYKKEGIEWEFIDFGMDLAACIELIEKPMGIFSILEEECMFPKASDVTFKNKLYDQHLGKSAPFQKPKPAKGKAEAHFSLVHYAGTVDYNVAGWLDKNKDPLNDSVVQLYQKSSVKLLGHLYASHASGDEGKGGGKKGGKKKGGSFQTVSALFRENLGKLMTNLRSTHPHFVRCLIPNESKTPGLMENFLVIHQLRCNGVLEGIRICRKGFPSRILYGDFKQRYKVLNASVIPEGQFIDNKKASEKLLESISVDKSQYRFGHTKVFFKAGLLGTLEEMRDEKLVELVTMTQALCRGFLMRREFAKMMQRREAIYSIQYNIRSFMNVKTWPWMKLYFRIKPLLKSAETEKEMVQMKEDFEKTKEELAKALAKKKELEEKMVSLLQEKNDLQLQIQSEAETLSDAEERCEGLIKAKIQLEAKVKEASERLEDEEEVNAELTAKKRKLEDECSELKKDIDDLELTLAKVEKEKHATENKVKNLVEEMTSQDETIAKLTKEKKALQESHQQTLDDLQAEEDKVNTLTKAKVKLEQQVDDVEGSLEQERKLRMDLERSKRKLEGDLKLAHETIMDLENDKQQSEEKIKKRDFEMSQLLSRIEDEQTLGVQLQKKIKELQARIEELEEEIEAERAARAKVEKQRSDLSRELEEISERLEEAGGATSVQIEMSKKREAEFQKLRRDLEESTLQHEATAAALRKKQADSVAELGEQIDNLQRVKQKLEKEKSEYKMEIDDLSSNMEGIAKSKSNLEKMCRSLEDQLSELKSKNDEHVRQLNEMNVQRARLVTENGEIGHQLEEKESLVSQLTRGKQAYIHQIEELKRHLEEEVKAKNALAHAVQSSRHDCDLLREQYEEEQEAKSELQRSMSKANSEVAQWRAKYETDAIQRTEELEEAKKKLAQRLQDAEESIEAVNAKCASLEKTKQRLLGEVEDLMIDVERANALAATLDKKQRNFDKVLAEWKQKFEESQAELEGAQKEARALSTEIFKMKNSYEEALDHLETLKRENKNLQQEISDLTEHIAESGKTIHELEKGKKTAESEKAEIQSALEEAEATLEHEESKIIRVQLELTQVKNEIDRKLAEKDEEIEQIKRNSQRVIETMQTNLDAEVRSRNDALRVKKKMEGDLNEMEIQLSHANRQASEAQKQLRNVQAQLKDAQLHLDEALRGQADMKEQVAIVERRNNLMLAEIEELRAALEQTERSRKVAEQELVDASERVGLLHSQNTNLINTKRKLEADLVQIQGEVEDSVQEARNAEEKAKKAITDAAMMAEELKKEQDTSAHLERMKKNLEVTVKDLQHRLDEAENLAMKGGKKQLQKLEARVRELESEVEAEQRRGAEAVKGVRKYERRVKELTYQTEEDKKNVARLQDLVDKLQLKVKSYKRQSEEAEEQANTHLSRYRKVQHEMEEAQERADIAESQVNKLRAKSRDIGRGKEAEE; encoded by the exons ATGAGTTCGGACGCGGAAATGGAGTGTTTTGGCCCAGCTGCCATATACCTCCGGAAATCTGAAAAGGAGAGAATAGAGGCTCAGAACACTCCCTTTGATGCCAAAACAGCTTATTACGTGGCGGAGCCCGCTGAGATGTATTTGAAGGGGAAACTAGTAAAGAAGGAAGGTGGCAAAGCCACAGTCGAAGTTCAGGGTGGGAAG ACCCTCACTGTTAAAGAAGATGACGTCTTCCCCATGAACCCTCCAAAGTTCGATAAGATTGAGGACATGGCGATGATGACCCACCTCAGTGAGCCCTCCGTGCTCTATAACCTCAAAGAGCGCTATGCAGCATGGATGATCTAC ACCTACTCGGGGCTGTTCTGCGTCACTGTGAACCCCTACAAGTGGCTCCCAGTGTATGATGCAGTGGTTGTCTCAGGATACAGAGGCAAAAAGAGGATTGAGGCTCCACCCCAcatcttctccatctctgaTAACGCCTATCAGTTCATGCTCCAAG ATCGTGAGAATCAGTCAATCCTGATTAC CGGAGAATCCGGAGCAGGAAAGACTGTCAACACCAAACGTGTCATCCAGTACTTTGCAACAATTGCAGTGGCTGGAGGAAAGAAATCTGAGCAAACTGCTGGAAAAATGCAg GGGTCGCTGGAAGATCAAATCATTGCAGCAAACCCACTGCTGGAAGCTTATGGTAATGCCAAGACAGTGAGGAATGACAACTCATCCCGCTTT GGTAAATTCATCAGAATCCATTTTGCATCAACTGGAAAACTGGCTTCAGCTGATATTGAAACAT ATCTGCTGGAGAAGTCTCGAGTGACGTTCCAGCTGTCTGCTGAGAGGAGCTACCACATCTTCTATCAGCTCACAACAGGCCACAAACCTGAGCTGATCG agGCTCTCCTCATCTCCACCAACCCTTATGACTTTCCCATGATCAGTCAGGGTGAAATCACTGTCAAGAGTATCAATGACATCGAGGAGTTCATTGCCACTGAT ACTGCCATCGACATCCTGGGCTTCTCTGCTGAAGAGAAGATTAGCATCTACAAGCTGACTGGAGCTGTGATGCATCATGGAAACATGAAGTTCAAGCAGAAACAGCGGGAAGAGCAGGCTGAGCCCGACGGCACTGAGG aGGCCGATAAAATCGCCTACCTCATGGGCCTGAACTCTGCTGATATGCTCAAGGCTTTATGTTACCCAAGAGTCAAGGTCGGCAATGAAATGGTGGTTAAAGGTCAAACTGTGCCACAG GTGCATAATGCAGTGATGGCTCTCTCCAAGTCCgtctatgagaaaatgttcTTGTGGATGGTCGTCAGAATCAATGAGATGCTGGACACCAAGCAGCCAAGAAACTTTTTCATTGGTGTCTTAGACATTGCAGGGTTTGAAATTTTTGAT TTCAACAGCTTGGAGCAGCTGTGCATCAATTTCACCAATGAAAAACTGCAACAGTTTTTCAACCACCACATGTTTGTCCTGGAGCAAGAAGAGTACAAGAAAGAGGGAATTGAATGGGAGTTCATTGATTTTGGTATGGACTTGGCTGCCTGCATTGAGCTAATAGAGAAG CCAATGGGCATCTTCTCCATCCTTGAAGAGGAGTGCATGTTCCCTAAGGCATCAGACGTCACCTTCAAGAACAAACTGTATGACCAGCATCTTGGTAAAAGCGCCCCCTTCCAGAAACCCAAACCTGCAAAAGGCAAAGCTGAGGCCCATTTCTCCCTGGTGCACTATGCTGGCACTGTTGATTACAATGTCGCTGGCTGGCTGGACAAGAACAAAGACCCTCTGAATGACTCGGTTGTTCAGCTCTACCAGAAGTCTTCAGTGAAGCTCTTGGGTCACCTTTATGCATCACATGCTTCAGGAGATG AAGGTAAAGGTGGAGGCAAGAAGGGAGGCAAGAAGAAGGGTGGCTCCTTCCAGACAGTATCAGCTCTCTTCAGG GAAAACTTGGGCAAGCTGATGACCAATTTAAGGAGCACTCACCCACACTTTGTGCGCTGTCTGATTCCCAACGAATCAAAAACACCAG GTCTCATGGAGAACTTCTTGGTCATCCACCAGCTGAGGTGTAACGGTGTGCTGGAAGGTATCAGAATCTGCAGGAAAGGTTTCCCCAGCCGAATCCTCTATGGTGACTTCAAGCAGAG ATACAAAGTATTAAATGCCAGTGTCATCCCTGAGGGACAGTTCATTGACAACAAGAAGGCCTCAGAGAAACTGCTGGAATCCATCAGTGTGGACAAATCACAGTACAGATTTGGGCATACCAAG GTGTTCTTCAAGGCTGGACTACTGGGCACactggaggagatgagagatgagaaacTGGTTGAGCTGGTCACAATGACTCAGGCTCTATGCAGAGGTTTCCTGATGAGACGAGAATTTGCCAAAATGATGCAGAGACG GGAAGCCATTTACTCCATCCAGTACAACATCCGCTCATTCATGAATGTCAAAACTTGGCCATGGATGAAGCTGTACTTCAGAATAAAGCCTCTTTTGAAGAGTGCAGAGACTGAGAAAGAGATGGTACAAATGAAAGAGGACTTTGAAAAGACCAAGGAGGAGCTAGCAAAGGCTCTGGCTAAGAAGAAAgaactggaggagaagatggtATCTCTACTTCAGGAGAAGAATGACTTGCAGCTACAAATTCAGTCt GAAGCTGAAACCCTCAGTGATGCAGAGGAAAGATGTGAGGGGCTCATTAAAGCAAAAATCCAGCTTGAGGCCAAAGTCAAAGAAGCGTCTGAGAgactggaggatgaagaagaggtcAATGCTGAGCTGACTGCAaagaagaggaagctggaggacgAGTGCTCtgagctgaagaaagacattGATGACTTGGAGCTCACTCTGGCCAAAGTGGAAAAGGAGAAGCATGCCACTGAGAACAAG GTTAAAAACCTGGTGGAGGAAATGACTTCTCAAGATGAAACCATTGCCAAGCTGACTAAAGAGAAGAAAGCCCTCCAAGAGTCCCACCAGCAGACCCTTGATGACCTGCaggcagaggaagacaaagtcaACACTCTGACGAAGGCTAAAGTCAAGCTGGAGCAGCAAGTTGATGAT GTTGAAGGTTCCTTGGAGCAAGAGAGGAAGCTCCGTATGGATCTTGAGCGATCAAAAAGGAAGCTCGAAGGGGATCTAAAACTGGCCCATGAAACCATTATGGATCTGGAGAATGACAAGCAGCagtctgaggagaaaataaagaa GAGGGACTTTGAGATGAGCCAGCTTCTCAGCAGGATAGAAGATGAACAGACACTCGGTGTTCAACTTCAAAAGAAAATCAAGGAACTGCAG GCTCGTAtcgaggagctggaggaagagaTTGAGGCTGAGCGGGCGGCTCGGGCCAAGGTGGAGAAGCAGAGGTCTGATCTCTCCAGGGAACTTGAGGAGATCAGCGAGAGACTCGAAGAAGCTGGCGGGGCAACGTCTGTTCAGATTGAGATGAGCAAGAAGCGTGAGGCCGAGTTTCAGAAGCTGCGTCGTGACCTTGAAGAATCCACCTTGCAGCACGAGGCCACTGCTGCAGCCCTTCGCAAGAAGCAGGCTGACAGTGTGGCAGAGCTGGGAGAGCAGATTGACAACCTCCAAAGAGTCAAACAGaagctggagaaagagaagagcgAGTACAAGATGGAGATCGATGACCTCAGCAGCAATATGGAGGGTATCGCCAAATCAAAA TCTAACCTGGAGAAAATGTGTCGCTCTCTGGAGGATCAGCTAAGTGAATTAAAGAGCAAGAATGACGAGCATGTGCGTcagttaaatgaaatgaatgttcAAAGAGCAAGACTGGTGACTGAAAATG GGGAAATTGGTCATCAGTTGGAAGAAAAGGAGTCTCTTGTTTCACAGCTCACAAGGGGAAAACAGGCTTATATTCACCAAATTGAGGAGCTTAAAAGGCACCTTGAGGAAGAAGTTAAG GCCAAGAACGCTCTGGCTCATGCTGTTCAGTCATCTCGTCATGACTGCGACCTGCTCAGAGAGCagtatgaggaggagcaggaggccaagTCTGAGCTGCAACGTTCAATGTCCAAGGCCAACAGCGAGGTGGCTCAGTGGAGAGCCAAATATGAGACTGATGCTATTCAGCGCacggaggagctggaggaggccaa gaaaaagCTCGCCCAGCGTCTCCAGGATGCAGAGGAATCCATCGAGGCTGTGAATGCAAAATGTGCTTCTCTGGAAAAGACCAAGCAGAGACTGCTGGGTGAAGTGGAGGACTTGATGATCGATGTGGAGAGAGCCAACGCTCTGGCTGCTACCCTCGACAAGAAGCAAAGGAACTTTGACAAG GTTCTTGCTGAGTGGAAGCAGAAGTTTGAGGAGAGCCAGGCAGAGCTGGAGGGAGCTCAGAAGGAGGCTCGAGCTTTAAGCACAgagattttcaaaatgaaaaactcatATGAAGAAGCTCTGGACCACCTGGAGACCCTGAAGAGGGAGAACAAGAATCTGCAAC AGGAAATCAGCGATTTGACTGAACATATTGCTGAATCAGGAAAGACAATTCATGAACTGGAAAAGGGaaagaagacagcagagagtgagaaagCAGAAATTCAGTCTGCCTTAGAAGAGGCGGAG GCTACACTGGAGCACGAAGAATCAAAGATCATCCGTGTCCAGCTTGAGCTCACCcaggtgaaaaatgaaattgaCAGAAAACTTGCAGAGAAGGACGAGGAGATTGAGCAGATCAAGAGGAACAGCCAGAGAGTGATCGAGACTATGCAGACAAATTTGGATGCTGAGGTCAGGAGCAGGAATGATGCCCTGAGGGtcaagaagaagatggagggagaccTCAACGAGATGGAGATTCAGCTGAGCCATGCCAACCGCCAGGCATCTGAAGCTCAGAAACAGCTGAGGAATGTCCAGGCACAGCTTAAG GATGCGCAGCTGCACCTTGATGAAGCTCTCAGAGGTCAGGCAGACATGAAGGAGCAGGTTGCCATAGTGGAGCGCAGGAACAACCTGATGCTGGCAGAGATCgaggagctgagagctgctCTGGAGCAGACGGAGAGAAGCCGCAAAGTGGCTGAACAGGAGCTGGTTGATGCCAGTGAGCGTGTGGGGCTGCTGCACTCTCAG aACACAAATCTCATAAACACTAAAAGGAAGCTGGAGGCTGACCTTGTTCAGATCCAAGGTGAAGTGGAAGATTCTGTCCAAGAAGCACGAAATGCTGAAGAAAAGGCCAAGAAAGCCATCACTGAT GCTGCCATGATGGCTgaagagctgaagaaggagcaggACACCAGCGCTCActtggagaggatgaagaagaaccTGGAGGTGACGGTGAAGGACCTGCAGCACCGCCTGGATGAGGCTGAGAATCTGGCCATGAAGGGCGGCAAGAAGCAGCTCCAGAAACTGGAGGCTAGG GTCCGAGAGCTTGAGTCTGAAGTCGAGGCTGAGCAGAGACGTGGAGCTGAAGCTGTGAAAGGCGTTCGCAAATATGAACGCAGAGTGAAGGAACTGACTTACCAG ACTGAGGAGGACAAGAAGAATGTTGCCCGACTTCAGGATCTGGTGGacaagctgcagctgaaagtgAAATCCTACAAGAGGCAGTCTGAGGAAGCT GAGGAGCAGGCCAACACTCACCTGTCCAGGTACAGGAAGGTGCAGCATGAGATGGAGGAGGCTCAGGAGCGCGCCGACATCGCTGAGTCTCAGGTCAACAAGCTGAGGGCCAAAAGCCGTGATATCGGCAgg GGAAAGGAGGCCGAAGAATGA